In a genomic window of Chryseobacterium sp. G0162:
- a CDS encoding pyruvate dehydrogenase complex dihydrolipoamide acetyltransferase, with protein sequence MAEVITMPRLSDTMTEGKVAKWHKKVGDKVKEGDILAEIETDKAVQDFESEIEGTLLYVGVEEGAAAAVDSVLAIIGNEGEDISGLTGGAAAPSAASEETKSEEQPKAETVETASAEVPAGVEVITMPRLSDTMTEGKVAKWHKNVGDTVKEGDLLAEIETDKAVQDFESEFNGVLLKQGVEEGGASPVDTVLAIIGPAGTDISSVGAPKSAAPASEKPAEQKAEAKTEEKAAPAANTSSSDRVAISPLAKKMAQDKGVDINSVQGSGENGRIVKKDIENYQPAAKSAASAPAASAAAQVAVNFVQGEDTETPNSQVRNIIAKRLSESKFSAPHYYLMVEINMDKAIEARKEINSIPDTKISFNDMIIKATAIALRKHPQVNSSWAGDKIIHRGNINVGVAVAIPDGLVVPVLKNTDQMSYTQISAAVKDMASRAKNKGLKANEMEGSTFSISNLGMFGIETFTSIINQPNSAILSVGAIIEKPIVKNGQIVVGNTMKLSLACDHRVVDGATGAQFLQTLRTYLENPLTLLL encoded by the coding sequence ATGGCAGAAGTAATTACGATGCCCCGCCTTTCCGACACTATGACGGAAGGTAAAGTGGCGAAATGGCATAAAAAAGTAGGAGATAAAGTAAAGGAAGGAGATATTTTAGCTGAAATTGAAACTGACAAAGCAGTTCAGGATTTCGAATCTGAAATAGAAGGTACCCTTTTATACGTTGGTGTAGAAGAAGGTGCTGCAGCTGCTGTAGACTCTGTTCTGGCAATTATCGGTAATGAAGGAGAAGATATTTCAGGATTAACAGGTGGTGCTGCTGCTCCCAGTGCAGCTTCTGAAGAAACAAAATCAGAAGAACAGCCTAAGGCAGAAACTGTGGAAACTGCTTCAGCAGAAGTTCCGGCAGGAGTAGAAGTGATTACAATGCCAAGACTTTCTGATACAATGACAGAAGGTAAGGTTGCTAAGTGGCACAAAAATGTTGGTGATACAGTAAAAGAAGGTGACCTTCTTGCTGAAATTGAAACAGATAAAGCAGTACAGGATTTCGAATCTGAATTCAATGGAGTACTATTGAAGCAAGGTGTTGAAGAAGGAGGTGCTTCTCCGGTTGATACTGTATTAGCTATTATTGGCCCTGCAGGAACTGATATTTCATCTGTAGGAGCTCCTAAATCTGCTGCTCCGGCATCAGAAAAACCAGCTGAACAAAAAGCAGAAGCTAAGACTGAAGAAAAAGCTGCTCCGGCTGCTAACACTTCATCTTCTGACAGAGTGGCAATTTCTCCATTAGCTAAGAAAATGGCTCAGGATAAAGGAGTTGACATCAATAGTGTTCAAGGTTCAGGTGAAAACGGAAGAATCGTTAAAAAAGATATTGAAAACTATCAGCCAGCTGCAAAATCAGCGGCTTCAGCTCCGGCTGCAAGTGCTGCTGCGCAGGTTGCTGTAAACTTCGTTCAGGGAGAAGATACAGAGACTCCAAACTCACAGGTAAGAAATATTATCGCAAAACGTCTTTCTGAAAGTAAGTTCTCTGCTCCTCACTATTATCTGATGGTTGAAATCAACATGGATAAAGCCATTGAAGCTAGAAAAGAGATCAATTCTATTCCGGATACGAAGATTTCATTCAACGATATGATCATTAAAGCAACTGCGATTGCTCTAAGAAAACACCCTCAGGTAAATTCAAGCTGGGCAGGTGATAAGATCATCCACAGAGGAAATATTAACGTTGGAGTGGCAGTAGCTATTCCTGACGGATTGGTAGTTCCTGTATTGAAGAATACGGATCAAATGTCTTACACTCAGATTTCTGCAGCTGTAAAAGATATGGCTTCAAGAGCTAAGAATAAAGGTCTTAAGGCTAATGAAATGGAAGGATCTACATTCTCTATTTCTAACCTTGGAATGTTCGGAATCGAGACATTTACAAGTATCATTAATCAGCCCAACTCTGCGATCCTTTCAGTAGGAGCAATCATTGAGAAGCCAATCGTTAAGAACGGTCAGATTGTAGTAGGGAACACAATGAAACTTTCATTAGCATGTGACCACAGAGTTGTAGACGGTGCTACAGGTGCTCAATTCTTACAAACTTTAAGAACATATTTAGAAAATCCATTAACTTTGTTACTGTAA
- the pdhA gene encoding pyruvate dehydrogenase (acetyl-transferring) E1 component subunit alpha: MKEFSKEVYLKWYEDMTMWRRFEDKCRSLYLKQKIRGFLHLYNGQEAIPAGFTHAMDLTKDSMITAYRCHIHPMAMGVDPKRIMAELCGKATGTSGGMGGSMHIFSKEHRFYGGHGIVGGQIPLGAGIAFADKYFDRKAVNICFFGDGAARQGSLHETFNMAMNWKLPVVFVVENNQYAMGTSVKRTANHEDIYKLGLGYEMPCLAVDAMDPVKVAEAAYEAIERARRGDGPTFIEARTYRYRGHSMSDAEPYRSKEEVAIHKNDDPIELVKHRILENGWATEAELEAMDNKSRDFVEECIEFMENSPYPDAEKIYEYVYAQEDYPFLDKLEN, encoded by the coding sequence ATGAAAGAATTTTCTAAAGAGGTATACCTGAAGTGGTATGAAGATATGACAATGTGGAGAAGGTTTGAAGACAAATGCCGTTCTCTTTACCTAAAACAAAAGATCAGAGGATTTTTACATTTGTATAATGGTCAGGAAGCAATCCCTGCCGGATTTACACATGCAATGGATCTTACAAAAGATAGTATGATTACTGCTTACAGATGTCACATCCATCCAATGGCGATGGGAGTAGATCCTAAGAGAATCATGGCTGAACTTTGTGGTAAAGCTACAGGTACATCCGGAGGTATGGGTGGATCTATGCACATTTTCAGTAAAGAGCACCGTTTCTACGGAGGACATGGTATTGTTGGAGGACAAATTCCTTTGGGAGCAGGTATTGCTTTTGCAGATAAATATTTCGACAGAAAAGCGGTGAATATCTGTTTCTTCGGAGATGGTGCTGCAAGACAAGGTTCATTACATGAAACATTCAACATGGCGATGAACTGGAAACTTCCTGTAGTATTTGTTGTTGAAAACAACCAATATGCAATGGGAACTTCTGTAAAAAGAACAGCGAATCACGAAGATATCTATAAATTAGGATTAGGGTATGAAATGCCTTGTCTTGCTGTAGATGCGATGGATCCTGTAAAAGTAGCCGAAGCTGCCTACGAAGCTATTGAAAGAGCTAGAAGAGGAGACGGGCCGACATTTATTGAAGCAAGAACTTACCGTTACAGAGGACACTCTATGTCTGATGCTGAGCCTTACAGATCTAAAGAAGAAGTAGCTATTCATAAGAATGATGACCCAATTGAATTGGTAAAACACAGAATTCTTGAAAACGGATGGGCTACAGAAGCTGAATTGGAAGCTATGGATAACAAGTCAAGAGACTTTGTTGAAGAGTGCATCGAATTTATGGAAAATTCTCCATATCCAGACGCTGAGAAAATCTATGAGTATGTGTATGCTCAGGAAGATTATCCATTCTTAGACAAATTAGAAAACTAA
- a CDS encoding NIPSNAP family protein gives MKQLLVFFLLLSGSLIFGQNYSSKEFSSTKTPVHQLRIYEIPKENKQVFLDRFRDHALRIMKKYGFNIVSIWESEFEGKTEFVYLLEWTDENTMKIAWQAFMADKEWKDIKMQTAKLHGDFVNNIEDRTLKITEFSPEKTLLK, from the coding sequence ATGAAACAATTACTTGTATTTTTTCTGCTTCTTTCAGGGAGTCTGATCTTTGGACAAAATTATTCTTCAAAAGAATTTTCTTCCACAAAAACTCCTGTTCATCAATTGAGAATCTATGAAATTCCGAAGGAGAACAAGCAAGTTTTTTTAGATCGGTTTAGAGACCACGCCTTGAGAATCATGAAAAAATATGGATTCAATATCGTATCCATTTGGGAGTCTGAATTTGAAGGAAAAACAGAATTTGTTTACCTGCTTGAATGGACAGATGAAAATACTATGAAAATTGCATGGCAGGCTTTTATGGCAGATAAAGAATGGAAAGATATTAAGATGCAGACTGCAAAGCTTCATGGTGATTTTGTCAATAATATTGAAGACAGAACCTTGAAAATTACAGAATTTTCACCGGAAAAGACGCTTTTGAAATAA
- a CDS encoding phosphatase PAP2 family protein: MEEKKSSLLYKVSKVISDFFNPLVSLIIFFVYMSIREYTFKESLLYFLPILLMIIVPVIIWLIWNVKTGRYTNMDVSNRIQRKTLYVFIAACVVIYLVFNYIKNGYIDLVTLFILILLFALQISNFFIKSSMHTAFNVFVAALFFTLNWKMGLIWLGIACLVGLTRVILKRHTVKEVFMGAGIAFMVSFIYLYCNIQFQH, encoded by the coding sequence ATGGAAGAAAAAAAATCTTCGCTTCTCTACAAAGTCTCAAAAGTTATCTCAGATTTCTTCAATCCATTGGTTTCTCTGATTATCTTTTTTGTGTATATGAGCATCAGGGAGTACACATTTAAGGAATCCCTGCTTTATTTTCTGCCTATACTATTAATGATTATTGTTCCAGTCATTATATGGCTAATATGGAATGTAAAAACAGGAAGATATACTAATATGGATGTTTCCAACCGGATACAGAGAAAGACACTCTATGTATTTATTGCAGCCTGTGTTGTTATTTACCTTGTTTTTAATTATATCAAAAATGGATATATTGATCTGGTGACCCTTTTTATTTTAATTTTGCTTTTTGCCCTTCAGATCAGCAATTTTTTCATTAAAAGTTCAATGCATACTGCATTTAATGTATTTGTAGCTGCATTATTTTTCACTTTAAACTGGAAAATGGGCCTTATATGGCTTGGGATTGCCTGCTTGGTGGGTCTTACCAGAGTTATTTTAAAAAGACATACGGTAAAAGAAGTATTTATGGGAGCTGGAATAGCTTTTATGGTATCTTTTATTTACCTTTATTGCAATATACAATTTCAACATTAG
- a CDS encoding BlaI/MecI/CopY family transcriptional regulator, with the protein MKINHLTAAEENFMKLFWKMESFYLKDVMEQHPEPKPHQNTVSTYLKILVEKGYLSTEKEGRIFKYTVIVPFEEYRKFLLKELTHNFFNDSGKEILEFLFSEKLLTQNDLKGYFDLKIEIKPTKIEEPKFEVAEEILNPKKEKKVKISKEKEKDKKKKKKKS; encoded by the coding sequence ATGAAAATCAATCATCTTACTGCCGCAGAAGAAAACTTTATGAAGCTGTTTTGGAAAATGGAATCTTTCTATCTGAAGGACGTTATGGAGCAGCATCCGGAACCTAAACCACACCAAAACACGGTTTCCACATATTTGAAAATATTGGTTGAAAAGGGATATCTATCTACGGAAAAAGAAGGGAGGATCTTCAAGTACACGGTAATTGTTCCGTTTGAAGAATACAGAAAATTCCTGCTAAAAGAACTCACACACAACTTTTTCAATGATTCCGGAAAAGAAATTCTTGAATTTTTGTTTAGTGAAAAATTGCTTACACAGAATGATCTTAAAGGCTATTTTGATCTTAAAATTGAAATCAAGCCTACGAAAATTGAAGAACCAAAATTTGAAGTCGCTGAAGAGATATTAAACCCGAAGAAAGAGAAAAAGGTAAAAATCAGCAAAGAGAAAGAAAAAGACAAAAAGAAGAAGAAAAAGAAATCATAA
- a CDS encoding RNA recognition motif domain-containing protein, giving the protein MNIFVSNINYATKEYELHDLFAEFGDVSSAKIVTDRETGRSRGFGFIEMGDEEGQQAIEALNQKEFNGKTLNVSEAKPREEKPRRSFDNNRGGGYGGNNRGNGGGGYGGNNRGGNGGGNRW; this is encoded by the coding sequence ATGAACATTTTTGTTTCAAACATCAATTACGCAACTAAAGAGTATGAGTTGCACGATCTATTTGCAGAATTTGGTGATGTATCATCAGCTAAAATCGTAACAGACAGAGAAACTGGCCGTTCAAGAGGTTTTGGTTTCATTGAAATGGGTGATGAAGAAGGACAGCAGGCTATTGAAGCTCTTAATCAAAAAGAATTCAACGGAAAAACATTAAACGTATCTGAAGCTAAGCCAAGAGAAGAGAAGCCAAGAAGAAGCTTCGACAACAACAGAGGCGGAGGTTACGGTGGTAACAATCGTGGAAATGGTGGCGGAGGTTACGGTGGTAACAACCGTGGCGGTAACGGCGGCGGAAATCGTTGGTAA
- a CDS encoding DUF6157 family protein produces MKQHTTNYLNTFIEVAEDCPVSRAQIPPEKKEKTLANLQYEKISKNPYQYSSDDIIFECYAFKNDIPDNEKQAERDKFFSKGQACLRSSPLAKRYGFGFHHNKEGKIALYPIESEEYHNLLNDPDIVKTKAMRSKRK; encoded by the coding sequence ATGAAACAACACACCACCAATTACCTCAATACTTTCATAGAAGTTGCTGAAGACTGCCCTGTTTCCCGGGCACAGATTCCACCTGAAAAAAAAGAAAAGACATTAGCTAATCTTCAATATGAGAAAATCAGTAAGAATCCTTACCAATATTCTTCCGATGATATTATTTTTGAATGCTATGCTTTTAAGAATGATATTCCAGACAATGAAAAACAGGCGGAAAGAGACAAATTCTTTTCCAAAGGTCAGGCGTGTCTCCGCTCTTCCCCTCTAGCCAAAAGATATGGATTCGGGTTTCATCATAATAAGGAAGGGAAAATAGCCTTATATCCTATAGAAAGTGAAGAATATCACAACCTATTAAATGATCCCGACATCGTGAAAACAAAAGCAATGCGCTCCAAAAGAAAATGA
- a CDS encoding acyl-CoA thioesterase: MNYHTRKWVKPEDLNPNHSLFGGRLLQWIDEEAALYAIIQLENTKVVTKFISEINFVSSAKQGDIIEIGIEATHFGSSSITLRCDVRNKMTHQTIITVDKIVMVNLDSNGNPAPHGKTQIEFVKDRLNSGI; this comes from the coding sequence ATGAACTACCATACAAGAAAATGGGTAAAACCCGAAGATTTAAATCCTAACCACTCTCTTTTCGGAGGAAGACTTTTACAATGGATCGATGAAGAAGCAGCATTATATGCTATCATCCAGCTTGAAAATACGAAAGTAGTGACTAAATTTATATCCGAGATCAATTTTGTAAGCTCCGCAAAACAGGGAGACATTATAGAAATTGGTATTGAAGCCACTCATTTTGGCTCTTCTTCTATTACTTTAAGATGTGATGTCCGCAATAAAATGACCCATCAGACGATTATCACTGTTGATAAAATCGTAATGGTTAATCTGGATAGCAATGGAAATCCTGCACCTCATGGTAAGACCCAGATTGAGTTTGTAAAAGACAGGTTAAACAGTGGAATATGA
- a CDS encoding helix-turn-helix domain-containing protein has protein sequence MKIFIKNMVCNRCIAAVETIFNNANIKTNSIILGEVETESDVSTTIMQSIEEKLLATGFERIMDSSYQLIEKIKNLIIVKVSELDIDEDFLLSEFLSSKLHKDYSTLSKTFSQNENITLEQFFILQKIEKVKELLLYNEFNLTEIAGKLGYKSVQHLSSQFRNVTGFTPTEFKKLKDHHRKSLDSL, from the coding sequence ATGAAAATTTTCATCAAGAATATGGTTTGCAACAGATGCATTGCTGCAGTAGAAACCATTTTTAATAATGCAAATATAAAGACCAATTCTATTATTCTGGGAGAAGTGGAAACGGAATCAGATGTCTCCACAACCATCATGCAATCTATTGAAGAAAAATTGCTTGCAACCGGCTTTGAAAGAATCATGGACTCTTCATATCAGCTTATTGAGAAAATTAAAAATCTCATTATTGTAAAAGTTAGTGAACTTGACATTGATGAAGATTTTCTTCTTTCTGAATTTTTAAGCTCAAAGCTTCATAAGGATTACAGCACCCTTTCAAAAACCTTCTCACAGAATGAAAACATAACTCTTGAGCAGTTTTTTATTCTTCAGAAAATAGAAAAAGTAAAGGAACTCCTTTTATATAATGAATTCAACCTTACGGAAATTGCAGGAAAACTGGGCTACAAAAGTGTTCAGCATCTTTCTAGCCAATTCCGTAATGTTACCGGATTCACCCCTACAGAGTTTAAGAAATTAAAAGATCATCACAGGAAGTCTCTTGACAGCCTTTAA
- a CDS encoding heavy metal translocating P-type ATPase: MEQQYKILGMTCSGCQKKISNQLNSIEGVTADVNLENNTATIVSEHAVALSVLNDSLAEIGKYRLEDPNNPEKAFIKPQDRVSPSSVYYCPMECEGDKVYFKQGERCPVCKMYLVPIEEKLAKDPNHKPTYSATNLPENFKDSVGKYYCPMFCEGDKVYDEKGDCPVCHMHLEEISEDMAKNAVSHHAHSHNHNHNHNHNHNHNHSHHHEAPKVTDEMAGKYYCPMYCEGDKTYDSNVGCPVCGMDLVKYPEKKTAKYTCPMHPEIISDEPGSCPICGMDLVRMPDSGDDEEDETYNILKRKFLISLAFTIPVFILSMGGMFIDFPFSHQIQGFIELALTLPVMFYSGWFLLKRGWVSFKTWNLNMFSLIALGVAAAFIFSIIALAFPDIIPHEIRGHNHEIPLYFEAVCVILTLVILGQLMEAAAHKKTGNAIKELMNLSPDEANLMVNGEEKRVLLSQVKIGDLLKVKPGEKIPVDGKIIEGNSIVDESMITGEPVPVEKTVDDKVSSGTINGNQVFIMKAEKVGDETLLSQIIKMVNEASRSRAPIQKLTDKVSKVFVPVVILIAVLTFILWQFFGPEGKRSLFAFVNAVAVLIVACPCALGLATPMSLMVGIGKGAKNGILIKNAEALEQMNKVNVLITDKTGTLTEGKPSVEHIETANDEDKSQILKLAFSLNQNSEHPLSNAVIKRAKDENISAEKVEQFENVSGKGVKGNINGKTAYLGNESLLTAHQIQIPNALKQKATEVQSKAHTISYIAQGQDVLGFISFTDKIKASSKKAVDQLMSEGVDIIMMTGDNEHTAKAVAEELGIKHFKANCLPEDKLNEVKKLQQQGKIVAMTGDGINDSPALAQANIGIAMGTGTDVAIESAEITLLKGDILGVAKAKLLSEKLLKNIKENLFFAFIYNVLGIPVAAGLLYPFFGILLSPMIAAAAMSVSSLSVILNSLRLNSVNLDIK, from the coding sequence ATGGAACAACAGTATAAAATACTCGGAATGACCTGTTCCGGTTGCCAGAAAAAAATATCCAATCAACTGAACAGTATTGAAGGAGTTACAGCCGATGTAAACCTGGAAAACAATACTGCTACTATTGTCTCTGAGCACGCGGTTGCTCTTTCCGTTTTAAATGATTCCTTAGCAGAAATAGGAAAGTACAGACTTGAAGATCCTAATAATCCTGAAAAAGCTTTTATAAAACCTCAGGATCGAGTATCACCATCTTCTGTATACTATTGTCCTATGGAATGCGAAGGTGACAAAGTATATTTCAAACAGGGCGAAAGATGTCCGGTTTGTAAAATGTATTTAGTTCCAATCGAAGAAAAACTGGCAAAAGATCCTAATCACAAACCGACTTATTCAGCAACGAATCTTCCGGAAAACTTTAAAGACAGTGTTGGAAAATACTATTGTCCAATGTTCTGTGAAGGAGATAAAGTATATGATGAAAAAGGAGACTGTCCTGTATGCCACATGCACCTGGAAGAGATCTCTGAAGATATGGCTAAAAATGCAGTTTCACACCATGCCCATTCTCACAATCACAATCACAATCACAATCACAACCATAATCATAATCACAGCCACCACCATGAAGCGCCAAAGGTTACAGATGAAATGGCAGGAAAGTATTACTGCCCGATGTATTGTGAAGGAGATAAAACCTATGATTCCAATGTAGGATGTCCGGTTTGTGGAATGGATCTGGTGAAATATCCGGAAAAGAAAACGGCAAAATACACTTGCCCTATGCACCCTGAAATCATTAGTGATGAACCGGGAAGCTGCCCGATCTGTGGAATGGATCTGGTAAGAATGCCTGACAGTGGAGACGATGAAGAAGATGAAACCTACAACATTCTGAAAAGAAAATTTCTGATCTCACTGGCATTTACCATTCCTGTTTTTATTCTATCCATGGGTGGAATGTTTATAGATTTTCCTTTCTCACATCAGATTCAAGGGTTCATTGAGCTGGCATTAACGCTTCCGGTTATGTTTTATTCCGGCTGGTTTCTGTTAAAAAGAGGCTGGGTTTCATTCAAAACATGGAATCTTAATATGTTCAGTTTAATTGCACTTGGAGTAGCTGCTGCATTTATTTTCAGTATTATCGCATTAGCTTTCCCGGATATTATTCCTCATGAAATCCGTGGACATAATCATGAAATCCCATTGTATTTTGAAGCGGTCTGTGTTATTCTGACCCTTGTTATTCTGGGCCAGCTGATGGAGGCTGCAGCTCATAAAAAAACGGGTAATGCTATTAAAGAACTCATGAACCTTTCACCGGATGAAGCCAATCTCATGGTCAATGGTGAAGAAAAACGGGTATTGCTTTCTCAGGTGAAAATCGGGGATCTTTTAAAGGTAAAACCAGGTGAAAAAATTCCGGTTGATGGAAAGATCATAGAAGGAAACTCTATCGTGGATGAAAGTATGATTACTGGTGAACCCGTGCCTGTTGAAAAAACAGTTGATGATAAAGTATCTTCAGGAACCATCAACGGAAACCAGGTATTCATCATGAAGGCTGAAAAAGTAGGTGATGAAACCTTACTTTCACAAATTATTAAAATGGTGAATGAAGCCAGCCGAAGCCGTGCACCTATCCAAAAGCTGACAGATAAGGTATCAAAAGTATTTGTACCCGTTGTCATTCTTATTGCCGTTCTTACTTTTATTCTGTGGCAATTCTTTGGTCCGGAAGGGAAAAGAAGTTTATTTGCTTTTGTGAATGCTGTAGCCGTTTTAATTGTAGCATGTCCCTGTGCTTTAGGCCTTGCCACCCCAATGTCCTTAATGGTAGGAATTGGAAAAGGAGCTAAAAACGGGATTCTGATCAAAAATGCAGAAGCCCTTGAGCAAATGAATAAAGTAAATGTTCTGATTACTGATAAAACAGGTACCTTAACAGAAGGAAAGCCTTCTGTAGAGCATATTGAAACAGCAAACGATGAAGATAAAAGCCAGATTCTAAAACTGGCATTCTCACTGAATCAAAACTCTGAACACCCACTTTCCAATGCAGTTATTAAAAGAGCAAAGGATGAAAATATCTCTGCTGAAAAAGTAGAACAATTTGAAAACGTTTCAGGAAAAGGGGTGAAAGGAAATATTAACGGAAAAACAGCTTACCTTGGAAATGAAAGCCTGTTAACCGCCCACCAGATCCAGATTCCCAATGCATTAAAGCAGAAAGCAACAGAAGTACAATCTAAAGCCCATACCATTTCTTATATTGCACAGGGTCAGGATGTATTAGGATTTATTAGCTTTACAGATAAAATTAAAGCAAGCTCTAAAAAAGCAGTAGACCAATTAATGAGTGAAGGAGTTGATATCATCATGATGACCGGAGACAACGAACACACCGCAAAAGCTGTTGCAGAAGAATTAGGCATCAAACATTTTAAAGCGAATTGTCTTCCTGAGGATAAGCTCAATGAGGTAAAAAAACTACAACAACAAGGTAAAATTGTTGCCATGACCGGAGACGGAATTAATGACTCTCCTGCCCTAGCCCAAGCCAATATAGGCATCGCTATGGGAACCGGTACCGATGTAGCTATTGAAAGCGCAGAGATCACCTTATTAAAAGGAGATATTTTAGGAGTAGCAAAAGCAAAATTACTAAGTGAAAAGCTTCTTAAAAACATTAAAGAAAACCTGTTTTTTGCCTTTATTTATAATGTTTTAGGAATTCCTGTTGCGGCAGGATTATTGTATCCATTCTTTGGAATTCTGTTATCACCGATGATTGCCGCCGCTGCAATGAGCGTGAGTTCATTATCTGTGATTCTGAATTCGTTGAGATTAAACTCAGTGAATCTGGATATAAAATAA
- a CDS encoding DUF72 domain-containing protein: MKKENLYIGCSGFYNNDWKGSLYPENTPSKDFLSLYAKVFNAVEINSTFYRIPTAKTLLKWYDETPEAFKFFIKIPKTITHQKRLADTKEEVIKFCQHISSHLQQKLSGFLYQFPPSFKNTPENIDLIMNNMDNHFLNVIEFRHESWWKNEIFDLLKSNNIVFSGVSFPGNLSENVIINHPDIIYYRLHGKPILYKSEYSENFLNNLAENLANTRQTAFIFFNNTWGTAAIINATYLKSLLK; this comes from the coding sequence ATGAAAAAAGAAAATCTTTACATCGGATGTTCGGGATTTTATAATAATGACTGGAAAGGGTCATTATATCCTGAAAATACACCAAGTAAAGATTTTCTTTCTTTATATGCGAAAGTGTTCAATGCAGTAGAAATCAATTCCACATTTTATAGAATTCCTACCGCTAAAACACTTTTAAAATGGTATGATGAAACTCCGGAAGCATTCAAATTTTTTATCAAAATCCCAAAAACCATCACCCATCAAAAACGTTTGGCAGACACAAAAGAAGAGGTTATAAAATTCTGCCAACATATCTCTAGTCACCTTCAACAAAAACTTTCCGGATTCTTGTATCAATTTCCACCATCTTTTAAAAATACTCCGGAAAATATAGATCTGATCATGAACAATATGGACAACCATTTTTTAAATGTCATTGAGTTCCGTCACGAATCCTGGTGGAAAAATGAAATTTTTGATCTTTTGAAAAGCAATAATATTGTTTTCTCAGGAGTCAGTTTCCCCGGAAACCTTTCTGAAAATGTCATCATCAATCATCCTGATATAATATACTACAGACTTCACGGAAAACCGATACTGTATAAATCCGAATACAGCGAAAACTTCCTTAATAACCTTGCAGAAAATCTTGCCAATACCCGGCAGACTGCATTTATATTCTTTAATAATACCTGGGGAACTGCTGCTATTATCAATGCAACCTACCTGAAAAGTCTTTTAAAATAA
- a CDS encoding polysaccharide deacetylase family protein, translated as MRKIFAGKSTNKTFLGMFALMSATSVLLNSCNFKNDVNEMLSSQEHPTAKTAPKMDDESVDPDKRVIYLTFDDGPNQGTENLLKILDKRNVCATAFLVGRHAYGSTKQKNDFKLLKENPLIELANHSFTHAHNKYSDFYKTADAVVRDFDIAKDSLKLHDKIARTPGRNIWRLNNINVTDIKSSTAAADGLKRAGYKVIGWDLEWRPTHKMTLKGSHEAMLKKVDSIFLNDLEKTSRHLVFLTHDQYLRDTDSINELDLFIEKLQKSNKFVFRKISQYPKINEILN; from the coding sequence ATGAGAAAAATTTTTGCGGGAAAGTCAACAAATAAGACTTTTCTCGGGATGTTTGCATTGATGAGTGCAACTTCAGTACTATTAAACAGCTGTAATTTTAAAAATGATGTGAACGAAATGCTCAGTTCACAGGAACATCCTACCGCAAAAACCGCCCCTAAAATGGACGATGAAAGTGTAGATCCGGATAAAAGAGTGATCTATCTTACTTTTGATGATGGTCCCAATCAGGGAACCGAAAATCTTTTAAAAATTCTAGACAAAAGAAATGTGTGTGCCACCGCTTTTTTGGTTGGAAGACATGCTTATGGAAGCACAAAACAAAAAAATGACTTCAAGCTTCTAAAAGAAAATCCTCTAATTGAACTGGCCAACCACAGCTTCACCCATGCTCACAACAAATACTCTGATTTTTACAAAACTGCAGATGCTGTTGTTCGCGATTTTGATATCGCTAAAGATAGTCTGAAGCTTCACGATAAAATAGCAAGAACTCCCGGAAGAAATATCTGGAGACTTAACAATATTAATGTAACGGATATCAAAAGCTCCACTGCCGCTGCAGATGGCCTTAAAAGAGCTGGATACAAAGTCATTGGGTGGGATCTGGAATGGCGACCTACTCACAAGATGACATTGAAAGGAAGCCATGAAGCCATGCTGAAAAAAGTAGACAGCATCTTCCTTAATGATCTTGAAAAAACTTCAAGACATCTTGTTTTCCTTACCCATGACCAATACCTGAGAGATACAGATTCTATTAACGAATTGGATTTATTTATTGAAAAACTACAAAAAAGCAACAAGTTTGTTTTCAGAAAGATTTCTCAGTATCCGAAAATCAATGAAATATTGAACTAG